In one Streptomyces sp. NBC_00597 genomic region, the following are encoded:
- a CDS encoding zf-HC2 domain-containing protein, which yields MNGPADPPADGYEEQRPEGPPRIPGPRGAADDLDPRHAPDPLPDAWPDAPPEPAPQPPQPPRTHAVLKSLLGAWALAACSAEETQAVEDHLTECAPCAEEALRLRDAVGLLHPEESLDLKPLLRSRVLEDCLGKRPARIPVPGWATPYDTETARLDALLRDFGDSEWQTPVRLKWFEEECQRTRRTTVAGVIGHLLTVDGLIATALGLDDPLGPAAPVDATDRTEHYWSSAAQPLTRQIREPWREQGHTLVRTVSFAGRSVGELAVDYGSFALPLGDAFLERAFECWVHAWDIAEAVDYPYDPPSGPNLNRMIDLAARLLPSALAHRRRAGLAAPARSLVAAGAPGRTLHLEIEGSGGGSWDIALDSPAAKPSPEHTVARIALDGAEFCQLAAGHISPEEAAVGQHGDREAIRDVLFAAASLSRL from the coding sequence ATGAACGGCCCCGCCGACCCGCCCGCCGACGGATACGAGGAGCAGCGCCCCGAGGGTCCGCCGCGCATACCGGGTCCGCGCGGGGCCGCAGATGACCTCGACCCGCGGCACGCACCGGATCCGCTGCCCGACGCCTGGCCCGACGCACCGCCCGAGCCGGCGCCACAGCCGCCGCAGCCGCCACGGACCCATGCCGTACTGAAGTCCCTGCTGGGCGCGTGGGCGCTCGCGGCGTGCTCCGCCGAGGAGACGCAGGCGGTGGAGGACCACCTCACCGAGTGCGCGCCCTGCGCGGAGGAGGCGCTGCGGCTGCGTGACGCGGTGGGGCTGCTGCACCCCGAGGAGAGCCTCGACCTCAAGCCGCTGCTGCGGTCCCGGGTGCTGGAGGACTGTCTCGGCAAGCGGCCGGCCCGGATCCCGGTGCCGGGGTGGGCGACCCCGTACGACACGGAGACCGCCCGGCTCGACGCGCTGCTGCGGGACTTCGGCGACTCGGAGTGGCAGACCCCGGTACGGCTCAAGTGGTTCGAGGAGGAGTGCCAGCGGACCCGCCGGACGACGGTGGCCGGGGTGATCGGGCACCTGCTCACGGTGGACGGGCTGATCGCGACGGCCCTGGGCCTGGACGACCCGCTGGGCCCTGCGGCGCCCGTCGACGCGACGGACCGTACCGAGCACTACTGGAGCTCCGCCGCACAGCCCCTCACCCGGCAGATCCGCGAGCCGTGGCGGGAGCAGGGGCACACGCTGGTGCGGACGGTGTCGTTCGCGGGGCGGAGCGTCGGGGAACTGGCGGTGGACTACGGGTCCTTCGCGCTGCCGCTCGGGGACGCGTTCCTGGAGCGGGCCTTCGAGTGCTGGGTGCACGCGTGGGACATCGCGGAGGCGGTCGACTACCCGTACGACCCGCCGTCCGGGCCGAACCTGAACCGGATGATCGACCTGGCGGCGCGGCTGCTGCCGAGCGCGCTCGCCCACCGGCGGCGGGCGGGCCTGGCGGCCCCGGCCCGGAGCCTGGTCGCGGCGGGCGCACCCGGCCGGACCCTGCACCTGGAGATCGAGGGCTCCGGCGGCGGCAGCTGGGACATCGCCCTGGACTCCCCGGCGGCGAAGCCGTCCCCGGAGCACACGGTGGCGCGGATCGCGCTGGACGGCGCCGAGTTCTGCCAGCTGGCCGCGGGGCACATCTCCCCGGAGGAGGCGGCAGTGGGCCAGCACGGCGACCGCGAAGCCATCCGCGACGTCCTCTTCGCGGCGGCGTCCCTGAGCCGCCTCTAG
- a CDS encoding bifunctional DNA primase/polymerase — MEETIGVTETAPIPKQRGEQLLDHAVRYAEERHWDVFAGTWLESADGRELCSCGAQDCPAPGAHPTVKDWAPLATGSAVQVRRIWAKSPEASILLPTGRTFDALDVPDSAGFLALARLERMERTLGPVALTPDHRMLFFVLPGAGAKVPDLVRKLGWSPASIDLAARGEGEYVAAPPTRFGGRGSVQWARRPTPANRWLPDTEELIAALAYACGREAAADRDRLGT; from the coding sequence GTGGAAGAGACCATCGGAGTCACGGAGACCGCACCCATCCCCAAGCAGCGCGGCGAGCAGCTGCTGGACCATGCCGTGCGGTACGCGGAAGAGCGGCACTGGGATGTCTTCGCCGGCACCTGGCTGGAGTCCGCGGACGGGCGGGAGCTGTGCTCGTGCGGGGCGCAGGACTGCCCGGCGCCGGGCGCACACCCCACGGTGAAGGACTGGGCGCCGCTCGCCACGGGCAGCGCCGTCCAGGTGCGGCGGATCTGGGCGAAGAGCCCCGAGGCCTCGATCCTGCTGCCGACGGGCCGGACGTTCGACGCGTTGGACGTGCCGGACTCGGCCGGGTTCCTGGCACTGGCGCGGCTGGAGCGGATGGAGCGCACCCTCGGGCCGGTCGCCCTCACCCCCGACCACCGCATGCTGTTCTTCGTCCTGCCCGGCGCCGGAGCGAAGGTACCGGACCTGGTGCGCAAGCTCGGCTGGTCGCCGGCCTCGATCGACCTCGCCGCGCGGGGCGAGGGCGAGTACGTGGCCGCCCCGCCCACCCGCTTCGGCGGCCGGGGCTCGGTCCAGTGGGCGCGCCGGCCCACCCCGGCCAACCGGTGGCTGCCCGACACGGAGGAGCTGATCGCGGCCCTGGCGTACGCGTGCGGGCGCGAGGCCGCGGCGGACCGGGACCGGCTCGGCACCTGA
- a CDS encoding EF-hand domain-containing protein: MDSAEYERKIAARFATFDQDGNGYIDREDFSAAAKAVLAEFGTTARSDKGQAVFAGAEAFWQGMAGIADVDGDQRVTREEYITGAAKRLRDNPERFAEIARPFLRAVIAVADEDGGGATPAAATRVLHVLGTPAELAGVVATALDGDGDGRISEDEILSAFAAYCGVEAPDA, translated from the coding sequence ATGGACAGCGCAGAATACGAGCGCAAGATCGCCGCCCGATTCGCCACCTTCGACCAGGACGGGAACGGCTATATCGATCGCGAGGACTTCAGCGCGGCCGCGAAGGCGGTGCTGGCCGAATTCGGCACCACCGCGCGGTCGGACAAGGGCCAGGCCGTCTTCGCGGGCGCGGAGGCCTTCTGGCAAGGGATGGCCGGGATCGCGGACGTCGACGGGGACCAGCGGGTGACCCGCGAGGAGTACATCACCGGGGCGGCGAAGCGGCTGCGGGACAACCCGGAGCGGTTCGCGGAGATCGCGCGGCCGTTCCTGCGCGCGGTGATCGCGGTGGCCGACGAGGACGGCGGCGGCGCGACCCCGGCGGCGGCGACCCGCGTCCTGCACGTCCTGGGCACCCCGGCCGAGCTGGCCGGGGTGGTGGCGACGGCCCTGGACGGCGACGGCGACGGCCGCATCTCGGAGGACGAGATCCTGTCGGCGTTCGCGGCCTACTGCGGGGTCGAGGCCCCGGACGCGTAG
- a CDS encoding acyl-CoA dehydrogenase family protein has protein sequence MDLTPTAEEQDFRARLREWLGKTLPELPARPSPDDWPGRRAYDTGWQRRLYDAGYAGLHWPVDAGGRGATPTQHLIFLEETERAGAPYVGANFVGLLHAGPTIAAEGTAAQRARWLPPVLRGDEVWCQGFSEPGAGSDLAALRTRAVRDGDDYVITGSKIWTSHAEVADWCELLVRTDPVSESVPKHRGISWLAMPMDVPGVTVRPLRTLAGSTEFAEVFLDEVRVPVANRVGAENDGWRVTMVTLSFERGTAFVGEVVACRRTLGALARTARANGRWDDPVLRRRLGRLYGEFGALWRLTQWNVSESQASGGVPGVGGSVFKLAYSHARQELYDAAAEVLGADSLALDEEWVLDRLSSLSYTIAAGTSQIQQNIVAERILGLPKGR, from the coding sequence ATGGACCTGACCCCCACCGCGGAGGAGCAGGACTTCCGGGCCCGGCTGCGTGAATGGCTCGGCAAGACGCTGCCCGAGCTGCCCGCCAGACCCTCCCCCGACGACTGGCCGGGCCGACGGGCCTACGACACCGGCTGGCAGCGCAGGCTCTACGACGCCGGGTACGCCGGCCTGCACTGGCCCGTGGACGCGGGCGGCCGCGGGGCAACCCCCACCCAGCACCTGATCTTCCTGGAGGAGACCGAGCGGGCCGGCGCCCCGTACGTCGGCGCCAACTTCGTCGGCCTGCTGCACGCAGGCCCGACCATCGCCGCCGAGGGCACGGCGGCGCAGCGGGCGCGCTGGCTGCCGCCCGTCCTGCGCGGGGACGAGGTGTGGTGCCAGGGGTTCAGCGAGCCCGGCGCGGGCTCCGACCTGGCCGCGCTGCGGACCCGCGCCGTGCGGGACGGCGACGACTACGTGATCACCGGTTCGAAGATCTGGACCTCGCACGCGGAGGTCGCCGACTGGTGCGAGCTGCTCGTGCGCACGGACCCCGTCAGCGAGAGCGTCCCCAAGCACCGGGGGATCTCCTGGTTGGCCATGCCGATGGACGTGCCCGGGGTGACCGTACGGCCGCTGCGCACGCTCGCCGGGTCGACCGAGTTCGCGGAGGTGTTCCTCGACGAGGTCCGGGTGCCCGTCGCGAACCGGGTCGGCGCCGAGAACGACGGCTGGCGCGTCACCATGGTCACCCTCTCCTTCGAGCGGGGGACGGCCTTCGTCGGCGAGGTCGTAGCCTGCCGCCGCACCCTGGGTGCGCTCGCGCGCACCGCGCGGGCGAACGGCCGCTGGGACGATCCGGTGCTGCGGCGCCGCCTCGGGCGGTTGTACGGGGAGTTCGGCGCCCTGTGGCGGCTCACACAGTGGAACGTCAGCGAGTCCCAGGCCTCCGGCGGGGTCCCCGGCGTCGGCGGCTCCGTCTTCAAGCTCGCCTACTCGCACGCCCGGCAGGAGCTGTACGACGCCGCCGCCGAGGTGCTGGGCGCGGACTCGCTCGCGCTGGACGAGGAATGGGTGCTGGACCGGCTCTCGTCCCTCTCGTACACGATCGCGGCGGGCACTTCGCAGATCCAGCAGAACATCGTCGCCGAGCGGATCCTCGGCCTCCCGAAGGGCCGGTGA
- a CDS encoding sigma factor: protein MPKDVPPRWDRRMQQRLARGEAAALGELYDRFASLVHSLAHRVLGDEKAADRITREVFGYIWQNPEAYDPKQGSMRSWVARITQGQAVARLRQAELGRGSREELEQKVRSASAAARADYIVTSMPAPLRAALELAYFKRRDYRQAAADLQISEDEARRRLRLGLQLLSTANVLPQEDAALPGYGPPGYGTPR from the coding sequence ATGCCGAAGGACGTACCACCGCGCTGGGACCGCCGCATGCAGCAGCGCCTCGCCCGCGGCGAGGCAGCCGCGCTCGGAGAGCTGTACGACCGTTTCGCCTCGCTCGTGCACAGCCTTGCGCACCGGGTCCTCGGCGACGAGAAGGCGGCGGACCGCATCACGCGCGAAGTGTTCGGCTACATCTGGCAGAACCCCGAAGCGTATGACCCCAAGCAGGGCTCCATGCGCTCCTGGGTCGCCCGGATCACCCAGGGCCAGGCCGTGGCCCGGCTGCGCCAGGCCGAACTGGGCCGCGGCTCTCGCGAGGAGCTCGAACAGAAGGTGCGCAGTGCCAGCGCCGCCGCCCGCGCGGACTACATCGTCACCTCCATGCCCGCGCCGCTGCGCGCCGCCCTGGAACTCGCGTACTTCAAGCGCCGCGACTACCGGCAGGCCGCCGCCGACCTCCAGATCAGCGAGGACGAGGCCCGGCGCCGGCTGCGCCTGGGCCTCCAACTGCTGTCGACCGCCAACGTCCTCCCGCAGGAGGACGCCGCCCTGCCCGGATACGGCCCGCCCGGATATGGAACGCCCCGATGA
- a CDS encoding class I adenylate-forming enzyme family protein, whose amino-acid sequence MSGSTDSTDSTQSTGSAGSRDTAVRLGRSPTLWELIVRRAALTPGAPVLIEAADAPADDRTLTFAELRDRCERVAAGLYGMGVRPGTVVAWQLPTRIETVLLSLALARIGAVQTPVIPFYRDREVGFALRESRAEFFAVPGVWRGFDHTAMAERLGARGIFEAYDSLPDGDPATLPPPPAEGTSVRWIYWTSGTTSDPKGVLHTDRSLIAGGSCLAHALHLSPDDVGSMAFPFAHIAGPDYTVMLLLYGFPAVLFEKFAMPDALAGYRRHGVTVAGGSTAFYSMFLTEQRKAPGVPLIPTLRLLAGGGAPKPPEIYHAVVRELGCQLTHGYGMTEVPMITMGAPDDTAEHLATTEGRPPAGMTIRITTPDGEPLPPDTDGEVRLRGEAVCQGYLNRDARSEVFDADDYLITGDLGHLTKDGYLVLTGRSKDVIIRKGENISAKEIEDLLHQLPAIADVAVIGLPDPERGERVCAVVEQPPDAAPLTLPQLTAHLRAQGLSPHKLPEQLELVDALPRNDALRKVLKYKLRERYA is encoded by the coding sequence ATGTCGGGCAGCACGGACAGCACGGACAGCACGCAATCAACGGGAAGCGCGGGCAGCAGGGACACCGCGGTACGGCTGGGCCGGTCCCCCACCCTGTGGGAGCTGATCGTCCGGCGGGCCGCGCTGACCCCCGGCGCGCCGGTGCTGATCGAGGCGGCCGACGCCCCCGCCGACGACCGCACCCTCACCTTCGCCGAGCTGCGCGACCGCTGCGAACGCGTCGCGGCGGGCCTGTACGGGATGGGCGTACGCCCGGGCACGGTCGTCGCCTGGCAACTGCCCACCCGGATCGAGACGGTCCTGCTCTCCCTCGCCCTGGCCCGGATCGGGGCCGTCCAGACCCCGGTGATCCCCTTCTACCGGGACCGCGAGGTCGGCTTCGCGCTGCGCGAGTCCCGGGCCGAGTTCTTCGCCGTCCCGGGCGTCTGGCGGGGCTTCGACCACACGGCCATGGCCGAGCGGCTCGGCGCGCGCGGGATCTTCGAGGCCTACGACTCCCTCCCGGACGGGGACCCGGCCACCCTGCCCCCGCCGCCCGCGGAAGGCACCTCCGTCCGCTGGATCTACTGGACCTCGGGCACCACCTCGGACCCCAAGGGCGTCCTGCACACCGACCGGTCGCTCATCGCGGGCGGTTCCTGCCTGGCCCACGCCCTGCACCTGTCGCCGGACGACGTCGGCTCGATGGCCTTCCCGTTCGCCCACATCGCCGGCCCCGACTACACGGTGATGCTGCTGCTCTACGGCTTCCCGGCGGTCCTCTTCGAGAAGTTCGCGATGCCGGACGCGCTGGCCGGCTACCGGCGCCACGGGGTCACGGTCGCGGGCGGCTCCACGGCCTTCTACTCGATGTTCCTCACGGAGCAGCGCAAGGCCCCGGGCGTCCCGCTCATCCCGACCCTGCGCCTGCTCGCAGGGGGCGGCGCCCCGAAGCCGCCGGAGATCTACCACGCCGTCGTCCGCGAACTGGGATGCCAGCTGACCCACGGCTACGGCATGACCGAGGTCCCGATGATCACCATGGGCGCCCCGGACGACACCGCGGAACACCTCGCCACGACGGAGGGCCGCCCCCCGGCTGGCATGACGATCCGCATCACGACGCCGGACGGCGAGCCGCTCCCCCCGGACACGGACGGCGAGGTCCGGCTGCGCGGCGAGGCGGTCTGCCAGGGCTACCTCAACCGCGACGCCCGGTCCGAGGTCTTCGACGCCGACGACTACCTGATCACGGGCGACCTCGGCCACCTCACGAAGGACGGCTACCTGGTCCTGACGGGCCGCAGCAAGGACGTCATCATCCGCAAGGGCGAGAACATCTCCGCGAAGGAGATCGAGGACCTGCTCCACCAGCTCCCGGCGATAGCCGACGTGGCCGTCATCGGCCTCCCCGACCCGGAACGCGGCGAACGCGTCTGCGCGGTCGTCGAACAGCCCCCGGACGCGGCCCCGCTGACCCTGCCGCAGCTGACGGCACACCTGCGCGCCCAGGGCCTGTCCCCGCACAAGCTCCCCGAACAGCTGGAACTGGTCGACGCCCTCCCCCGCAACGACGCCCTGCGCAAAGTCCTCAAGTACAAGCTGCGCGAGCGGTACGCGTAG
- the purU gene encoding formyltetrahydrofolate deformylase has product MSDDPQAQAPQQYVLTLSCPDKQGIVHAVSSYLFMTGCNIEDSRQFGDHDTGLFFMRVHFSADAPVTLDKLRASFAAIGDSFRMDWELHRSDDRMRIVLMVSKFGHCLNDLLFRTSIGALPVDIAAVVSNHTDFSELVRSYDVPFHHIPVTKETKADAEAQLLELVRAENVELVVLARYMQVLSDTLCKELSGRIINIHHSFLPSFKGAKPYHQAHARGVKLIGATAHYVTADLDEGPIIEQEVERVGHEVTPDQLVAIGRDVECQALARAVKWHSEHRVLLNGTRTVVFA; this is encoded by the coding sequence ATGAGCGACGACCCGCAGGCCCAGGCCCCCCAGCAGTACGTACTGACCCTGTCATGCCCGGACAAGCAGGGCATCGTGCATGCCGTGTCCAGTTACCTGTTCATGACCGGATGCAACATCGAGGACAGCCGTCAGTTCGGCGACCACGACACGGGCCTCTTCTTCATGCGGGTCCACTTCTCGGCCGACGCTCCGGTGACGCTGGACAAGCTGCGGGCCAGCTTCGCAGCGATCGGCGACTCCTTCCGGATGGACTGGGAGCTGCACCGCTCCGACGACCGCATGCGGATCGTGCTGATGGTGTCGAAGTTCGGGCACTGCCTGAACGACCTGCTGTTTCGTACGAGCATCGGCGCGCTGCCCGTCGACATCGCGGCCGTGGTCTCGAACCACACCGACTTCTCCGAGCTGGTCCGCTCGTACGACGTCCCCTTCCACCACATCCCCGTGACGAAGGAGACGAAGGCGGACGCGGAGGCGCAGCTCCTGGAGCTGGTGCGCGCCGAGAACGTGGAGCTCGTGGTCCTGGCCCGGTACATGCAGGTGCTGTCGGACACCCTGTGCAAGGAGCTGAGCGGGCGGATCATCAACATCCACCACTCCTTCCTGCCGAGCTTCAAGGGCGCGAAGCCCTACCATCAGGCGCACGCCCGCGGTGTGAAGCTGATCGGCGCCACCGCGCACTACGTGACGGCCGACCTGGACGAGGGGCCGATCATCGAGCAGGAGGTCGAGCGGGTGGGCCACGAGGTGACTCCCGACCAGCTGGTGGCGATCGGGCGCGACGTGGAGTGCCAGGCGCTGGCCCGTGCGGTGAAGTGGCACAGCGAGCACCGCGTGCTCCTGAACGGCACCCGCACCGTCGTCTTCGCGTAG
- a CDS encoding amidohydrolase family protein, translating to MELPRIISVDDHVIEPAHLFDVWLPAKYRDRGPKPLTAGIGELAYTGGKYVISMDPDGPPTDWWIYEDLKFPYKRNIAAVGFDRDDMTLEGITREEMRRGCWDPKARLADMDLNHVEASLCFPTFPRFCGQTFAEAKDKEVALACVRAYNDWMVEEWCGDSGGRLIPLCIIPLWDIDLAVAEIRRNAARGVRAVTFSEIPTYLGLPSIHSGYWDPFFDVCQETGTVVNMHIGSSSQMPAASPDAPPAVQASLSFNNAMASMMDFLFSGVLVKFPTLKLAYSEGQMGWIPYALERADDVWQEHRAWGGVRDLIPEPPSTYYYRQMFCCFFRDKHGIASLDVVGRDNATFETDYPHVDSTFPHTKDVALDHVKGLDEETVYKLMRGNAIRMLGLSFDQDRKGR from the coding sequence ATGGAACTGCCTCGGATCATCAGCGTCGACGACCACGTCATCGAACCCGCACACCTCTTCGACGTCTGGCTGCCGGCCAAGTACCGGGATCGCGGGCCCAAGCCGCTCACCGCGGGCATCGGCGAGCTCGCGTACACGGGCGGCAAGTACGTGATCTCCATGGACCCCGACGGTCCGCCGACCGACTGGTGGATCTACGAGGACCTGAAGTTCCCGTACAAGCGCAACATCGCCGCCGTCGGCTTCGACCGCGACGACATGACCCTCGAAGGCATCACCCGCGAGGAGATGCGCCGCGGCTGCTGGGACCCCAAGGCGCGCCTCGCCGACATGGACCTCAACCACGTCGAGGCCTCCCTCTGCTTCCCGACCTTCCCGCGCTTCTGCGGCCAGACCTTCGCCGAGGCGAAGGACAAGGAAGTCGCCCTCGCCTGTGTGCGCGCCTACAACGACTGGATGGTCGAGGAGTGGTGCGGCGACAGCGGCGGCCGGCTCATCCCGCTCTGCATCATCCCGCTCTGGGACATCGACCTCGCCGTGGCCGAGATCCGGCGCAACGCCGCCCGCGGGGTCCGCGCGGTGACCTTCTCCGAGATCCCCACCTACCTCGGGCTCCCCTCCATCCACTCCGGCTACTGGGACCCCTTCTTCGACGTCTGCCAGGAGACGGGCACGGTCGTCAACATGCACATCGGGTCCAGCTCCCAGATGCCCGCCGCCTCGCCCGACGCGCCGCCCGCCGTCCAGGCCTCGCTCAGCTTCAACAACGCCATGGCCTCGATGATGGACTTCCTGTTCAGCGGGGTGCTGGTCAAGTTCCCGACGCTGAAGCTGGCGTACAGCGAGGGCCAGATGGGCTGGATCCCGTACGCCCTCGAACGTGCCGACGACGTCTGGCAGGAGCACCGCGCCTGGGGCGGGGTCCGCGACCTGATCCCCGAGCCGCCGTCCACGTACTACTACCGGCAGATGTTCTGCTGCTTCTTCCGCGACAAGCACGGCATCGCCTCGCTCGACGTCGTCGGCCGCGACAACGCCACCTTCGAGACCGACTACCCGCACGTCGACTCGACCTTCCCGCACACCAAGGACGTCGCCCTCGACCACGTGAAGGGCCTCGACGAGGAGACGGTCTACAAGCTGATGCGCGGCAACGCCATCCGCATGCTCGGCCTGTCCTTCGACCAGGACCGCAAGGGCCGCTGA
- a CDS encoding ABC transporter substrate-binding protein — protein MTEWRRTALLSRSLVATTMGTCLVAGCGVLPGGPGGSGDTLTVMTFAPQDTNATNMPGMPGMAKAYEAWVNSKGGINGHKLRVLTCNEKNTPNGAADCARKAIDEKAVAVVGSYSQHGRAFMAPLEAEGIPFIGGYGVSSEEFQSTLSYPVNGGQPVLLAGAGHQLGRACSQVAIVRPDTLAGDSMPILLNSGLKANKMPDASDIRAAEDSSNYVPQAREALADSSGGKDRGCVTAVLGERTETFFDAFRREDAKHKNPQISSVLGSVSQAVVDRTGGKESPFEGAYLTSWYPVAADALWEPMRKVISEHAFGNDAVDPDDSGTQTTWIAYTVLSETLKRFKSGEDITARTVARKLNQEEPVKTGGLTPDLSWRYKDMRAVAGFPRIVNGRVTFQVVQAGRLVAQQGEQSMDMTQTLEQAPGAA, from the coding sequence ATGACCGAATGGCGACGCACGGCTCTTCTCTCGCGCTCCCTGGTGGCAACGACGATGGGCACCTGTCTCGTCGCCGGATGCGGGGTACTCCCCGGAGGCCCGGGGGGCTCCGGGGACACCCTGACGGTCATGACCTTCGCGCCGCAGGACACCAACGCGACCAATATGCCCGGAATGCCCGGCATGGCCAAGGCTTATGAGGCCTGGGTCAATTCCAAGGGCGGGATCAACGGGCACAAACTGCGCGTACTGACCTGCAACGAGAAGAACACCCCGAACGGCGCCGCCGACTGCGCCCGCAAGGCCATCGACGAGAAGGCCGTCGCGGTCGTCGGCTCGTACAGCCAGCACGGACGCGCCTTCATGGCCCCGCTGGAAGCCGAGGGCATCCCCTTCATCGGCGGCTACGGGGTCTCCTCCGAGGAGTTCCAGAGCACCCTCTCCTACCCCGTCAACGGTGGCCAGCCCGTTCTCCTGGCCGGTGCCGGACACCAGCTGGGCCGGGCCTGCAGCCAGGTCGCCATCGTCCGCCCGGACACCCTCGCGGGCGACTCCATGCCGATCCTGCTCAACTCCGGCCTGAAGGCCAACAAGATGCCCGACGCCAGCGACATCCGGGCCGCCGAGGACTCCTCGAACTACGTCCCGCAGGCCCGCGAGGCACTTGCCGACTCCTCCGGCGGCAAGGACCGGGGCTGCGTCACGGCCGTGCTCGGCGAGCGCACGGAGACCTTCTTCGACGCCTTCCGCCGCGAGGACGCCAAGCACAAGAACCCGCAGATCTCCTCGGTACTCGGCAGTGTCAGCCAGGCCGTGGTCGACCGCACCGGCGGCAAGGAGAGCCCCTTCGAGGGCGCGTACCTCACCAGCTGGTACCCGGTGGCGGCCGACGCACTGTGGGAACCGATGCGCAAGGTGATCTCCGAGCACGCCTTCGGCAACGACGCCGTCGACCCGGACGACAGCGGGACGCAGACCACCTGGATCGCGTACACCGTGCTCAGCGAGACCCTGAAGCGGTTCAAGTCGGGCGAGGACATCACGGCGCGCACGGTGGCGCGCAAGCTGAACCAGGAAGAGCCCGTCAAGACCGGCGGGCTGACCCCGGACCTGAGCTGGCGCTACAAGGACATGCGCGCCGTCGCCGGCTTCCCGCGCATCGTGAACGGGCGCGTCACCTTCCAGGTCGTCCAGGCGGGCCGGCTCGTCGCCCAGCAGGGCGAGCAGTCCATGGACATGACGCAGACCCTGGAACAGGCGCCCGGCGCGGCGTAG
- a CDS encoding transcriptional regulator, whose amino-acid sequence MAARPLVARQPNERLQALIQEAGCSNAGLARRVNMCGAEHGLDLRYDKTSVARWLRGQQPRGRAPGIIAEALGRKLGRTVTIDEIGMANGKNLASGIGLQFSPTVIGAIEQVSELWRSDVGRRDFLSGSSVAASALVEPSRDWLITGADAQVARSGGSRVGMPDVEAVRATTDALKDLDHRFGSGHVRPVVVHYLNSVVSGLIGGSYREPVGRALFAAVARLTELAGYMAVDTGQPGLAQRYYIQALRLAQAAGDRAYGGYVLAASMSHLAAELGNPREIAQLARAAQEGTRGQVAPRVEAMFYAAEARGHALLGDARATAVLSSRAVTALERAEPESGDDPVWIRHFDAAYLADELAHCHRDLGQADAAARQAEEALRGLPAGKERRRAIGLLLLAAAQVQQREVEQACQSAAKAADLLSGLRSTRGAEYLDDFRTRLAPYRDEPAAREFTARLEVVA is encoded by the coding sequence ATGGCAGCCAGGCCTCTCGTCGCGCGCCAGCCGAATGAACGGCTACAGGCGCTCATCCAGGAAGCCGGGTGCTCGAACGCCGGGCTCGCCCGGCGCGTCAACATGTGCGGGGCCGAACACGGCCTCGATCTCCGCTACGACAAGACCTCCGTGGCCCGGTGGCTGCGCGGCCAGCAGCCACGCGGCCGGGCGCCCGGCATCATCGCCGAGGCGCTGGGGCGAAAACTCGGCCGGACCGTCACCATCGACGAGATCGGCATGGCCAACGGCAAGAACCTGGCCTCCGGCATCGGCCTCCAGTTCTCCCCGACCGTCATCGGCGCCATCGAGCAGGTCAGCGAGCTGTGGCGGAGCGACGTCGGCCGCCGCGACTTCCTGTCCGGGTCGAGCGTGGCCGCGTCGGCGCTCGTCGAACCCAGCCGCGACTGGCTGATCACCGGCGCCGACGCACAGGTGGCGCGCAGCGGCGGCTCGCGCGTCGGCATGCCGGACGTGGAGGCGGTACGGGCGACCACCGACGCCCTGAAGGACCTCGACCACCGCTTCGGCAGCGGGCACGTGCGGCCCGTGGTGGTGCACTACCTCAACTCCGTGGTGTCCGGGCTGATCGGCGGCTCGTACCGGGAGCCGGTCGGGCGGGCCCTGTTCGCGGCGGTGGCCCGGCTGACCGAACTGGCCGGCTACATGGCGGTCGACACCGGGCAGCCGGGCCTGGCGCAGCGCTACTACATCCAGGCGCTACGGCTGGCGCAGGCGGCGGGGGACCGGGCGTACGGGGGCTACGTCCTCGCGGCGTCGATGAGCCACCTCGCGGCGGAACTGGGCAATCCGCGGGAGATCGCGCAGCTCGCCCGGGCCGCGCAGGAGGGGACCCGCGGGCAGGTCGCACCGCGGGTCGAGGCGATGTTCTACGCCGCCGAGGCGCGCGGGCACGCCCTGCTGGGCGACGCCCGGGCCACGGCGGTGCTGTCCTCGCGGGCGGTGACCGCGCTGGAGCGGGCGGAACCGGAGTCCGGCGACGACCCGGTGTGGATCCGGCACTTCGACGCGGCGTACCTCGCGGACGAGCTGGCGCACTGCCACCGGGACCTGGGCCAGGCGGACGCGGCGGCCAGGCAGGCGGAGGAGGCCCTGCGCGGCCTCCCGGCGGGCAAGGAGCGGCGCCGGGCGATCGGGCTGCTGCTGCTGGCGGCCGCGCAGGTGCAGCAGCGGGAGGTGGAACAGGCCTGCCAGAGCGCCGCGAAGGCGGCGGACCTGCTGTCGGGGCTCCGCTCGACCCGCGGCGCGGAGTACCTGGACGACTTCCGCACCCGGCTCGCCCCGTACCGCGACGAGCCCGCGGCCCGCGAGTTCACCGCCCGCCTGGAGGTCGTGGCCTGA